Part of the Fibrobacter sp. genome, GTGTTGGCAGTGTCTTTGTATTGCCAGAGAATTTCCATTTTGTAACGGAATTCGATGGCGTAGGGGCATGCTCCGCTTGCGTTGTAATATATACCCGCGCTGTCGGGGTCAAGTTGAAATTCGGTTTCTGCGGTATCGACGGGGAGCGTGTCCGGTTCGATTTCCTTTTTTTCCATCCAGAGGGCGGGATGCCAGAGTTCGTCGCCTTCGACAAGTTCTGTAGTGCTGCTTTCCTTCGTGTTCACGAACGCAATTTTCGTGTGCGCCCCGTTTGCGTTGGTAAGCGTTGCGACGATGTTGGAATTGACTCCGTCTGTTGCCCATTCCGTATGGTCAAACGCGTAGCCTGCGGGAGACTTGATGGACTGTATGAGTTTCCCTGCGCTGTCTGCGATAAAGAGGCGCTCGTGCGTGTTGTAACTGCTTCCGACGAACTTGACGCCGGGTTTCCCGACGAAGTCGAGGAATGCGGTGCGCTTGCTGCCGTCCTGTGCGAGCGATGCGTTGCAGGCCTGTGCGCTGTCGTACCAAATTGTATTTGTTGCGTTTTGCGTGAGCGTGGAACCGGATTTGGCGACGCGGGCGCGAAGCAATTTTGCACCTGTGACAGCGAGCGTGTTGTCTTCGCTGATGCCGCCGTGGAAGGCACCGTCGAAGAGTTTCTGCGGAGTCCCGAACTTTCCGTTTGTGAATGGCACTTGCCAAGTCGACGCGGAAAGGAATGTGGTTTCGTCCTTGTTGTTGCCGGCGTTTGTCACATAGACGATTACGGTGTCTCCGTTTTCAAGAACCCGCCAACGCGGAATAGCGGCTGATTCGACATTCAGTTGGATTGCATCGCTGGCTTCCTTGTCCAGCTTGCGCACATAGAGCTTTGAATTTTTTGAAATGCCTTCCATTCCGGTGCAGAACGCCACGTAGTTCCCGTCGGGAGAGATGTCGGGATGGAACGCGTCCAGCGTGTCTTCTATTTCAATTACGGCTTGAGGCCCGTTCAGGTAATCGATATAGGCGATGTTGCCCGAGACGTCGTTTCGGAAGGCTAACTTTACGTTGTATGTACCCGTGAGGTTCTTGATGGTTTCGCTCCCCGCAAGTGGCGAGACGATGCTTGCCTGGGATTTGCCGTCGTTTCCCATCCAAAGGGCGTCGGGAATGGAGCCCAGCGCCAGCCGGAAGCCCACGTATTCCGCCCTGGTCGCGGAGGTTACGGTATAGACGTCTCCACGGCTGTAGGGATTCAGTTCGTTTGGGGCGGATGCGTAATTGCCGCCTTTTAGAATACGTTCGCCCTTCTCTCCGCCATCGGGTGCACCGGCGTAGTTGGTGATGGTCGTGTCGCGGAATAGCCCGAGCCAGTCGTTCACCCATTCCATAACGTTTCCCGCCATGTCGCAGAATCCCGCGGAGTCGGTTCCCGCGCCGCAAACTTCACGTGCGGTGTAGCCGGAGTTGTCGCTGTTCCAGCTTTTCTCCGTATTCCAAGCCCTTGTCGCTGCGAAAACCCATTCCGCTTCGGTCGGAAGCCTGTACCCCTCGGCTTCGGGGTGAAATGTCAATCCTTCCAAATTCGAACAGTGTCCTTCGGTGTCGAATGTTGCCTTGCCGTAGGTATAGACTGTATCTCTTTTTTCTTGGCTGCTTTTGGCATTCGCAAAAAGGACGACGTCGAAGTAAGTCACGTCGGTAATGGGCAGGCTGTCGCCCTTGCAGGGGAAGCGTTTCAGGTCCGCTTCTTTCGCAATCTTGTCGTAATCGCCGCAGGTGACTTCGTGGATGTCCATGAAGAATTCGTAGTCCAATACGACCTTCATGGCTGGCCTTTCGTTTGTTTTGAAACTCTTGTCATTGGAGCCGACGGTCACCTTTCCGCCGGAGAGCCGGATCATGCCGTCGATTTCTTTCAAAGGATTGGTTGTCGAGTCTTGGGGCTCAACTTCTGTCGAATCGCTGCTTTGTTGGCTGGATTCCTCGGATATAATTTGCATTTCGCTATTGCTGCATGCGGCGGCGAATAGAAACGGAAACAGGAGATATGCCTTGCGAATCTTCATAAATAGACCTTTCCAATCCCGTCAATTCTAAGATAACAAAAAAAATGTAGGGCGCGAAAATTCTATATTTGGCGCGTATGTTTACTGGAATTATTCAATCTACTGGCGAAATCGTCTCGATAGAGAGTCGTGGCGATGCGCTTTCTATGCGCCTCAAGTCGCCAGGATTCTTTAAAAATTGCAAATTGGGCGACAGCGTCGCTAACGACGGAGTGTGCCTTTCCATAGAATCTTGTACCGATGACGAAGCCACTTTTTGCCTGATGCACCAGACGGTCGAAAATACCGCCTTCAAGCAGGCTGCGGTCGGAAAACTGGTGAATTTGGAACTTCCGTGCCGTGCCGACAGCTTCATGGGCGGGCACTTCGTGATGGGCCATGTGGACTGCATTACGGAGGTCATCCAGGTGGTTCCGCGCGAAACGGGCGTGGAAGTCGACCTGAAGATGCCTGCGGACCTCAAGCGCTACATCATCCGCCGCGGTTCCATCTCCCTGAACGGGATTAGCCTCACGGTGGCCGAAAAGTTCGAAGATTCCATCCGCGTGTGCATCATCCCCGAGACGCTTGCCCGTACGAACCTGCGCAACTGGGTTGCCGGGACCATCGTGAACGTGGAAGTCGACATGCTCGGCAAGTACATCGAAAATTATTTGAAGGAACGTGACCTTGCTTAATACGATAGAAGAGGCCATAGAAGATTTTAAGAACGGCAAGTTTTTGATTGTGGTCGATGACGAAGACCGCGAGAACGAGGGCGATTTCGTTATCGCCGCCGAGAAGATTACGCCCGAAAAGGTGAACTTCATGCTCCACGAGGGCAGGGGCGTGCTCTGCTGCCCGCTCCCCATCAAGCGCTGCCACGAACTCAACCTCACGCGCCAGACCGCCGAGAATACCTCGATTCTGGGCACCCCCTTTACCATCATGGTCGACAAGATCGAGGGGTGCTCCACGGGTGTTTCCGCTCATGACCGTGCGGCGACCATTCAGGCTCTTGCCGACCCGAACTCCAAGCCGAGCGACTTCGGCCGTCCGGGGCATATTTCGCCCCTGTACGCGCAGGAAGAAGGCGTGCTCCGTCGCGCAGGCCATACCGAAGCTGCGGTCGACCTCGCGAAACTGGCCGGACTCCGTCCTGCCGCCGCCCTCATCGAGATCATGAACGAGGACGGCACCATGGCCCGCATGCCTCAGCTCGAGGAAGTGGCCAAGAAGTTCGGTCTCAAGATAATTTCCATCCGCGACCTCATCGACTACCGCCTCAAGAACGAGAAGCTGGTACAGCGTGTGGCCGCCCCGCACGTGCAGACCAAGTACGGCGATTTTA contains:
- a CDS encoding TIGR02171 family protein translates to MKIRKAYLLFPFLFAAACSNSEMQIISEESSQQSSDSTEVEPQDSTTNPLKEIDGMIRLSGGKVTVGSNDKSFKTNERPAMKVVLDYEFFMDIHEVTCGDYDKIAKEADLKRFPCKGDSLPITDVTYFDVVLFANAKSSQEKRDTVYTYGKATFDTEGHCSNLEGLTFHPEAEGYRLPTEAEWVFAATRAWNTEKSWNSDNSGYTAREVCGAGTDSAGFCDMAGNVMEWVNDWLGLFRDTTITNYAGAPDGGEKGERILKGGNYASAPNELNPYSRGDVYTVTSATRAEYVGFRLALGSIPDALWMGNDGKSQASIVSPLAGSETIKNLTGTYNVKLAFRNDVSGNIAYIDYLNGPQAVIEIEDTLDAFHPDISPDGNYVAFCTGMEGISKNSKLYVRKLDKEASDAIQLNVESAAIPRWRVLENGDTVIVYVTNAGNNKDETTFLSASTWQVPFTNGKFGTPQKLFDGAFHGGISEDNTLAVTGAKLLRARVAKSGSTLTQNATNTIWYDSAQACNASLAQDGSKRTAFLDFVGKPGVKFVGSSYNTHERLFIADSAGKLIQSIKSPAGYAFDHTEWATDGVNSNIVATLTNANGAHTKIAFVNTKESSTTELVEGDELWHPALWMEKKEIEPDTLPVDTAETEFQLDPDSAGIYYNASGACPYAIEFRYKMEILWQYKDTANTVILGSSRAYHGINPLLFDEPVFAINLATPAASISGSSFFFKNYILPHVKNLKTVVIALDLDRAYNDGKNPNNIFYRTYASYPGFVYDKNHNYWVDNYPPKLFEKTYKAPGKDSEAKALRPTRGFKPMPTNGWGAPNVAEDSCWMDTKAEQFQANFEQLEDLIATCKKSDIAIVGVIIPVNPKYKNTGAFGYRGLRRSDALQVIEDLSNLSQTYPNFVLMDENKMGDHDYTDEDALDNAHLSKAGAAKLTPRIDSLIKTLNIDLGQ
- a CDS encoding riboflavin synthase, with translation MFTGIIQSTGEIVSIESRGDALSMRLKSPGFFKNCKLGDSVANDGVCLSIESCTDDEATFCLMHQTVENTAFKQAAVGKLVNLELPCRADSFMGGHFVMGHVDCITEVIQVVPRETGVEVDLKMPADLKRYIIRRGSISLNGISLTVAEKFEDSIRVCIIPETLARTNLRNWVAGTIVNVEVDMLGKYIENYLKERDLA
- a CDS encoding bifunctional 3,4-dihydroxy-2-butanone-4-phosphate synthase/GTP cyclohydrolase II; this encodes MTLLNTIEEAIEDFKNGKFLIVVDDEDRENEGDFVIAAEKITPEKVNFMLHEGRGVLCCPLPIKRCHELNLTRQTAENTSILGTPFTIMVDKIEGCSTGVSAHDRAATIQALADPNSKPSDFGRPGHISPLYAQEEGVLRRAGHTEAAVDLAKLAGLRPAAALIEIMNEDGTMARMPQLEEVAKKFGLKIISIRDLIDYRLKNEKLVQRVAAPHVQTKYGDFTAYAYKSKTDGVEHVAWVAGNPDFSKPVYVRVHSECLTGDIFGSLRCDCGEQLASAMKFIGEHGGVFLYMRGQEGRGIGLCNKLRAYELQEKGMDTVEANLHLGFKSDLRQYGTGAQILADLGVKEMRLLTNNPSKISGISAYGLKIVERVPIEIKPNKENLFYLLTKQKKMGHQLHVAEESGASASDAKVLKEDK